Proteins found in one Campylobacter concisus genomic segment:
- a CDS encoding alanine/glycine:cation symporter family protein, giving the protein MVLDSFLNFLNGKMDVANDFLYGYFLVIILVATGIYFSYLTRFVQFRMFFEACRVLVEKKDKYNKHHLTPFQALMISTASRVGIGNIAGISAAIAAGGPGALFWMCLMAFLGSASAFIESTLAQIYKTKDVFGFKGGPAYYIKNGLGIKWLASLFAVILIITYAYGFNGLQSYTMTSAFEIYYDKAGSNVSFAQSGLPVGIGLILTAFAAVMFFSKSHIIGKVSSYIVPFMALAYISLALIAIVLNFKEIPDVIKMILENAFDFKAIFGGFAGSVIVIGIKRGLFSNEAGMGSAPNAAAAAHTSHPVKQGLVQAMAVFIDMAICIASGMIVLFSQAYLTKQTGSSGEVLTALPLVQAAMKEYFGEFGVHFTTLAVVLFAITSLIGNYYYAQANMKFLTKNHKLTLLFKITAVVMIFIGAQMNLKLAWNIADITMAAMATINIIAIFLLSKVVIIAVKDYEAQRKAGINPEFDPESLGIKNTSCWNKN; this is encoded by the coding sequence ATGGTGCTTGATAGTTTCTTAAATTTTTTAAACGGTAAAATGGACGTAGCCAACGACTTTTTATATGGATATTTTTTAGTCATTATTCTTGTGGCTACGGGAATTTATTTTAGTTATTTGACTCGTTTTGTGCAGTTTAGGATGTTTTTTGAGGCTTGCAGAGTCTTAGTAGAAAAAAAAGACAAGTACAATAAGCACCATTTAACGCCATTTCAAGCACTTATGATCTCGACTGCTTCGCGCGTTGGAATAGGCAATATCGCTGGAATTTCAGCTGCTATCGCCGCAGGCGGTCCTGGTGCTCTTTTTTGGATGTGTTTGATGGCTTTTTTAGGATCAGCTTCGGCTTTTATAGAGAGCACACTTGCACAAATTTATAAGACAAAAGATGTTTTTGGGTTTAAAGGCGGTCCAGCTTATTACATCAAAAATGGCCTTGGCATAAAATGGCTGGCTTCGCTTTTTGCAGTAATCCTCATCATCACCTACGCATACGGCTTTAACGGCCTTCAAAGCTACACCATGACATCAGCCTTTGAAATTTACTACGACAAAGCTGGTAGCAATGTGAGCTTTGCACAAAGCGGTCTACCTGTTGGCATCGGCCTTATACTTACGGCATTTGCAGCGGTAATGTTTTTTAGTAAAAGTCACATCATCGGCAAAGTAAGCTCATACATCGTGCCTTTTATGGCACTTGCCTATATCTCATTAGCACTTATTGCTATCGTTTTAAATTTCAAAGAAATTCCTGATGTTATCAAGATGATCTTGGAAAATGCTTTTGATTTTAAAGCCATATTTGGCGGATTTGCCGGTAGCGTGATCGTAATAGGTATCAAAAGAGGCCTTTTCTCAAACGAAGCTGGCATGGGCTCAGCTCCAAACGCAGCAGCCGCAGCACATACTAGCCACCCAGTAAAACAAGGCCTAGTTCAAGCAATGGCAGTCTTTATAGACATGGCTATATGTATCGCTTCTGGTATGATCGTGCTATTTTCACAGGCATATCTTACGAAGCAAACTGGCTCAAGTGGCGAGGTGCTAACAGCACTTCCTCTCGTTCAAGCTGCAATGAAAGAGTATTTTGGTGAATTTGGAGTTCATTTTACCACTCTTGCAGTCGTACTTTTTGCCATCACTTCGCTTATTGGCAACTACTACTACGCTCAGGCAAATATGAAATTTTTAACCAAAAACCACAAGCTTACGTTGCTATTTAAGATAACGGCTGTCGTTATGATATTTATTGGTGCTCAAATGAATTTAAAGCTCGCTTGGAATATCGCTGATATCACAATGGCTGCAATGGCAACTATTAATATTATCGCTATATTCTTACTTTCAAAAGTAGTGATAATAGCAGTCAAAGACTACGAAGCTCAAAGAAAAGCTGGGATAAATCCAGAATTTGACCCAGAAAGTCTTGGCATCAAAAATACAAGTTGCTGGAATAAAAACTAA
- a CDS encoding helicase codes for MKNDTKISGKLLDINTHRKVAKVGMGVTLATVCLTALCMNGRGMKKLHTVSGIAFTCFALYHAGLYDNGIFKKMIIKAKNEAKKA; via the coding sequence TTGAAAAACGATACAAAAATAAGTGGCAAACTACTTGACATAAATACTCACAGAAAGGTAGCAAAGGTCGGTATGGGCGTTACTTTAGCGACAGTTTGCTTAACGGCACTTTGCATGAATGGCAGAGGTATGAAAAAATTACACACAGTTTCAGGCATTGCATTTACTTGCTTTGCTCTTTATCATGCTGGGCTTTATGACAATGGAATCTTTAAAAAAATGATAATAAAAGCAAAAAATGAGGCAAAAAAGGCATAA
- the modD gene encoding ModD protein: MILSDAEILSYINEDIPYFDLTTSLQNIDKKALLEIYSRDEICASCVDVAASVARLLGCESKIFVQNSQICKAGDVIIKIYGNYENVHKAWKLAQVVLEYASAIATYTNKMVNATKCVNEKCEILATRKSFPFAKKFCVKAVLEGGGGIHRLGLSDSILFFKNHMKAYGSFDKFLSHLPEFKAKMAERKVCIEAENLDEVSKLLKANCDVVQCDKFSPELIENVLSLRDEISPNTIILAAGGINLSNAKDYANADAIVTSAMYSKGVADISTRLEIL; the protein is encoded by the coding sequence ATGATACTTAGCGACGCAGAAATTCTAAGCTATATAAACGAAGATATACCTTACTTTGATCTTACTACGTCGCTTCAAAATATCGATAAAAAAGCCTTACTTGAAATTTATTCACGTGATGAAATTTGTGCTAGCTGCGTTGATGTAGCCGCAAGTGTTGCAAGGCTACTTGGGTGCGAGAGTAAAATTTTTGTGCAAAATTCTCAAATCTGCAAAGCTGGCGATGTGATCATAAAAATTTATGGAAACTATGAAAATGTGCATAAAGCTTGGAAGTTAGCTCAAGTCGTACTAGAATATGCCAGCGCCATCGCAACTTATACAAACAAAATGGTAAATGCCACAAAGTGCGTCAATGAAAAATGTGAAATTTTAGCAACCAGAAAGAGCTTTCCATTTGCTAAGAAATTTTGCGTAAAAGCCGTACTTGAAGGCGGTGGTGGCATCCATAGGCTTGGGCTTAGCGATAGTATTTTATTTTTTAAAAACCACATGAAAGCCTACGGTAGCTTTGATAAATTTTTATCGCATTTGCCAGAGTTTAAAGCAAAAATGGCTGAGCGAAAAGTATGCATTGAAGCTGAAAATTTAGACGAAGTAAGCAAGCTTTTAAAAGCAAATTGCGACGTCGTGCAGTGCGATAAATTTAGTCCAGAGCTCATCGAAAATGTACTCTCTTTAAGAGATGAGATTTCGCCAAATACCATTATCCTAGCAGCCGGTGGTATAAATTTATCAAATGCAAAAGATTACGCAAATGCCGATGCGATAGTAACATCAGCGATGTATTCAAAAGGCGTTGCTGATATCAGCACCAGACTTGAGATTTTGTAA
- a CDS encoding BCCT family transporter — protein sequence MFKFQRSKFNNSVFIPSLVIIVLITAFAAIFPNFSNEFFKGMQNYIAAKFGWFYILAVAVILLSVIILGFSKLGEIKLGADHVKPEHKNISWFSMLFAAGMGIGLVFFGVAEPLMHYLNPPVGDAQTIAAQKLAMNITFFHWGMGAWSVYAIVALILAFFSYRHGLPLTLRSAFYPIIGDKIYGKIGNAIDTFAVVATLFGVATSLGYGVLQVNAGLTHVFGLPTMHITLLIVLCLAATISAASGVDKGIKILSNANIALAICFMFLILFLGDTTQLLKSFVQNSGDYVSTLISNTFNLYAYEKQNDSWLGGWTLLYWSWWLSWSPFVGLFIAKISKGRTIREFVIGVLLVPTGFTFAWMSFFGNSAISLVQNGFSQLATTVNSDSASALFMFLEKFSFSGVLSVIAVFMIVIFFVTSADSAAIVMNMLCSNGKDDTPVWQKVFWGVAVGIVAAFLMLAGGLASLQALTITTALPFAIVLLGAIYGLFKALRVDVTKKETNNFSNMPLSDLSKPWQERLSAIITLPGKKDGKKFLNEVVLKAFNELKEEFAKNGLEAKVTNGENFVNLNVGLGDEMDFRYGVYLTKSQSPDYTRELDGDDLYYRAEVYLKEGGQDYDVLGWSEATLINDVIEQYRKHMQFLHVVRE from the coding sequence ATGTTTAAATTTCAAAGGTCAAAATTTAACAATTCAGTATTTATCCCATCGCTTGTTATCATAGTTTTAATAACGGCATTTGCAGCGATATTCCCAAATTTCTCAAATGAGTTTTTTAAAGGTATGCAAAACTACATCGCGGCCAAATTTGGCTGGTTTTACATCCTTGCTGTTGCCGTCATACTTCTTAGCGTCATCATCCTTGGCTTTAGTAAGCTTGGCGAGATCAAGCTTGGAGCTGACCATGTAAAGCCAGAGCACAAAAATATCTCGTGGTTTTCTATGCTGTTTGCTGCTGGCATGGGCATCGGGCTAGTATTTTTTGGTGTGGCTGAGCCGCTCATGCACTATCTAAACCCACCAGTTGGCGACGCGCAAACTATCGCAGCGCAAAAGCTTGCGATGAATATCACCTTTTTTCACTGGGGCATGGGCGCATGGTCGGTTTATGCTATCGTGGCGTTAATACTTGCTTTTTTCTCGTATAGGCACGGCTTGCCACTCACGCTTAGATCGGCGTTTTATCCAATAATTGGCGATAAAATTTATGGCAAGATAGGCAATGCTATTGACACATTTGCCGTTGTGGCGACACTTTTTGGTGTGGCGACCTCGCTTGGATATGGTGTACTTCAGGTAAATGCGGGTCTTACACACGTTTTTGGGCTGCCGACCATGCACATCACGCTTTTAATAGTGCTTTGCTTGGCTGCAACCATATCAGCGGCAAGTGGCGTGGATAAGGGCATCAAAATCTTATCAAACGCAAACATCGCGCTAGCTATATGTTTTATGTTTTTGATACTATTTTTGGGCGATACGACACAACTTTTAAAGTCGTTTGTGCAAAACAGCGGCGACTACGTCTCTACGCTCATTTCAAACACATTTAACCTTTACGCCTACGAGAAGCAAAATGATAGCTGGCTTGGCGGCTGGACGCTGCTATACTGGTCTTGGTGGCTCTCTTGGTCGCCGTTTGTGGGGCTGTTTATCGCCAAAATTTCAAAGGGCAGGACGATAAGAGAATTCGTCATAGGCGTGCTTTTAGTACCGACTGGCTTTACTTTTGCTTGGATGAGCTTCTTTGGCAACTCAGCGATCTCACTCGTGCAAAATGGCTTTAGCCAGCTAGCAACGACTGTAAATTCTGACTCAGCCTCAGCGCTATTTATGTTTTTAGAAAAATTTAGCTTCTCAGGCGTGCTAAGCGTGATCGCAGTCTTTATGATCGTCATATTTTTCGTCACTTCAGCTGACTCTGCAGCGATCGTTATGAACATGCTTTGCTCAAACGGTAAGGACGATACACCAGTTTGGCAAAAGGTCTTTTGGGGCGTTGCAGTGGGCATCGTGGCGGCATTTTTGATGCTAGCTGGCGGACTTGCCTCACTTCAAGCGCTTACTATCACCACAGCACTGCCATTTGCGATCGTGCTACTTGGCGCTATTTACGGGCTATTTAAGGCGCTGCGTGTCGATGTTACCAAAAAAGAGACAAATAACTTTAGTAATATGCCTCTTAGTGATCTTTCAAAGCCGTGGCAAGAGCGCCTAAGTGCGATTATCACGCTTCCAGGCAAGAAAGATGGCAAGAAATTTTTAAACGAAGTCGTGCTAAAAGCGTTTAATGAGCTAAAAGAGGAATTTGCCAAAAACGGCCTTGAAGCAAAGGTCACAAATGGCGAAAATTTTGTAAATTTAAACGTTGGGCTTGGCGATGAGATGGATTTTAGATATGGCGTCTATCTCACCAAAAGTCAGAGCCCAGACTACACCAGAGAGCTTGACGGCGATGATCTTTACTATAGAGCTGAGGTCTATCTAAAAGAGGGCGGTCAGGACTATGACGTGCTTGGCTGGAGCGAGGCCACGCTGATAAACGACGTCATCGAGCAATACCGCAAACACATGCAGTTTTTACACGTCGTTAGAGAGTAA
- a CDS encoding DKNYY domain-containing protein, with the protein MRKITIRFVYFLVILTLFFVLAMLYLWHEGEYQRSFANIDNSEFYRSPEGKIYVQISGSGKYELKGAHKASFRVLKLKHAYDYSNVAADKNHVYCTREILPGLDPKSTKVLGNGYISDGKISYYCATRSEKEPGFSEFSAIMKNLAHIFIKSYDDSPYFYRTKRVESTNLEPIFDAGFARDGATLYYKGEKLDADSSELRYITTESGAASGYYTDGKSLFMGFYRLDASYSDETRRICYDAKHDIEYLFEPKSGAVFANEFKFSAQNMPYSAIYSVDNVHSFWPLFASKDGIYFWDGSKNEQAKISDYQLKGELKRLYADVFVDESSAYFLQQGEEWQRSKHGRHLVAQTVSLYKFAPSSSWRKIGLVKDGEYGAVYANGDKVYFFSSIKPFYGIRHSVYEVADLSVIEILTRASKELSAKDISQMIKRGELVEASGEEVARSRIEYDSPKIILYITFGIAFVVIVLITLAKPKRDKSDLR; encoded by the coding sequence ATGAGAAAAATTACTATTAGGTTTGTTTATTTTTTAGTCATCTTGACGCTATTTTTTGTTTTGGCGATGCTTTATCTATGGCATGAGGGCGAGTATCAAAGAAGCTTTGCAAACATTGATAATAGCGAGTTTTACCGCTCGCCTGAGGGTAAAATTTACGTTCAAATTTCAGGTAGTGGCAAGTATGAGCTAAAAGGCGCTCATAAGGCTAGTTTTAGGGTCTTAAAGCTAAAACACGCATACGACTACTCAAATGTGGCGGCTGATAAAAATCATGTCTATTGCACTAGAGAAATTTTGCCAGGTCTTGATCCAAAAAGCACAAAAGTGCTTGGTAATGGCTATATAAGTGATGGCAAGATAAGCTATTATTGCGCTACTAGAAGCGAGAAAGAGCCAGGATTTAGCGAATTTAGTGCCATTATGAAAAACCTTGCTCACATCTTTATAAAAAGCTACGATGATAGCCCTTATTTTTACAGGACAAAAAGGGTTGAAAGCACAAATTTAGAGCCCATATTTGACGCTGGCTTTGCAAGAGATGGAGCTACGCTTTACTACAAGGGCGAAAAGCTTGACGCAGATTCTAGCGAGCTAAGATACATCACGACAGAAAGTGGCGCTGCTAGCGGATATTACACAGATGGCAAAAGCTTGTTTATGGGCTTTTATAGGCTTGATGCAAGCTACTCAGATGAGACGCGCCGGATTTGCTACGATGCTAAGCACGATATAGAATATCTTTTTGAGCCAAAAAGTGGTGCGGTGTTTGCAAATGAGTTCAAATTTAGCGCTCAAAATATGCCTTATAGCGCCATTTATAGCGTGGATAACGTGCACTCTTTTTGGCCTCTTTTTGCAAGCAAAGATGGAATTTACTTTTGGGATGGCAGTAAAAACGAGCAAGCTAAAATTTCAGACTACCAGCTAAAAGGCGAGCTAAAAAGGCTCTATGCTGACGTTTTTGTAGATGAGAGTTCAGCGTATTTTTTACAGCAAGGCGAAGAGTGGCAACGCTCAAAGCACGGCAGGCACTTAGTGGCACAAACCGTCTCTTTATATAAATTTGCCCCAAGCTCATCTTGGCGCAAGATAGGGCTGGTAAAAGATGGCGAGTATGGCGCAGTCTATGCAAACGGCGATAAGGTCTATTTTTTTAGCAGTATAAAGCCATTTTATGGTATTAGACATAGCGTTTATGAGGTGGCTGATCTTAGCGTAATTGAAATTTTAACAAGAGCGTCTAAAGAGCTTAGCGCAAAAGATATCAGTCAGATGATAAAGCGCGGCGAGCTAGTGGAGGCAAGCGGCGAAGAGGTCGCAAGGTCGAGGATAGAGTATGACTCGCCAAAGATCATTTTGTATATCACATTTGGTATTGCTTTTGTCGTCATAGTGCTAATAACTCTTGCAAAACCAAAGAGAGATAAAAGCGACTTGAGATAA
- a CDS encoding DKNYY domain-containing protein — MLKKHPLISVIIAIVVIFFATYFFIFGLTTILDDDIGDSKELNNSFFYVKDGKVYAMVPSGGKFELIGVRASKFRYIDTGKYDNRNVGASDEAVYCGNLVMSGLDPNGVRALGNGYFGDGKITYFCDSVSETNLEISALKEFWDIFSHKMFNTPKAQTHIYKFRQVDNANLAAILGFGYASDGVKVYHEGKELDGANASKMRYIEQVSGRKSVHFTTDGENVYYDSTKLGIKFSPQMRDIGEIWRIHYLYEPSSGMVYANDHEFDPKFAPYEPLFNLEDKHAYHALFRGKGGIYHWERKWQWYNSIDEGEFVRDGDDPFKGEITPLYGDVVISDGKTYFLKTYEIWHNTKNNHSLSSRHTCIVMLDTKEQWRKIGFVRNDSYGAVYANDDKTYYFDNVGYGWHFNSSVYDINDLGVVEILTRPYGSNVKNLKLDEIVKMVDQGAMVPAEGEVVIDAISDFDEYSQKYAYWIFLAIAFIVSVVGAIFKNKKQKNELKKRVDDYR, encoded by the coding sequence TTTTTTGCTACCTACTTTTTTATCTTTGGTTTGACTACTATTTTAGATGACGACATTGGCGATAGTAAAGAGCTAAATAATAGCTTTTTTTACGTCAAAGATGGCAAAGTCTATGCCATGGTGCCAAGTGGCGGTAAATTTGAGCTAATAGGCGTGAGGGCCAGTAAATTTAGATACATTGACACCGGCAAATACGACAACAGAAACGTTGGCGCTAGCGATGAGGCTGTATATTGCGGTAACCTCGTGATGAGTGGGCTTGATCCAAATGGCGTTAGAGCGCTTGGCAATGGCTATTTTGGTGACGGCAAGATTACATATTTTTGCGATAGCGTAAGCGAGACAAACCTCGAAATTTCCGCACTTAAAGAGTTTTGGGACATCTTCTCGCACAAAATGTTTAACACACCAAAAGCGCAAACTCATATCTATAAATTTAGGCAGGTTGATAACGCAAATTTAGCAGCGATCTTGGGCTTTGGCTACGCGAGTGACGGAGTAAAGGTCTATCATGAGGGTAAAGAGCTAGATGGCGCAAATGCCAGCAAGATGCGTTATATCGAGCAGGTATCTGGCAGAAAGAGCGTGCATTTTACGACTGATGGGGAAAATGTCTATTATGACAGCACAAAACTAGGGATCAAATTTAGCCCGCAAATGCGTGATATCGGCGAGATATGGCGCATTCACTATCTTTATGAGCCAAGTAGCGGCATGGTCTATGCAAATGACCATGAATTTGACCCAAAATTTGCCCCATACGAGCCACTGTTTAACCTAGAAGATAAGCACGCCTATCACGCTCTTTTTCGCGGTAAAGGTGGGATCTATCACTGGGAGCGAAAGTGGCAGTGGTATAACAGCATAGATGAGGGCGAGTTTGTAAGGGACGGAGATGATCCATTTAAAGGCGAGATAACGCCGCTATATGGCGACGTGGTAATAAGTGATGGCAAGACATATTTTTTAAAAACCTATGAAATTTGGCATAACACAAAAAATAACCACAGCCTAAGCTCACGCCACACTTGCATCGTAATGCTTGATACAAAAGAGCAGTGGCGAAAGATCGGCTTTGTAAGAAACGATAGCTACGGAGCGGTCTATGCAAACGACGATAAGACCTATTATTTTGATAACGTCGGCTACGGCTGGCATTTTAACAGCAGCGTTTATGATATAAACGACCTTGGTGTGGTTGAAATTCTCACTCGTCCTTATGGCTCAAATGTTAAGAATTTAAAACTAGATGAGATAGTAAAAATGGTAGATCAAGGCGCTATGGTGCCAGCTGAGGGCGAGGTGGTGATCGATGCGATAAGCGACTTTGATGAGTATTCGCAAAAATATGCCTACTGGATATTTTTAGCTATTGCGTTTATAGTCTCGGTGGTTGGCGCTATTTTTAAAAACAAAAAGCAAAAAAACGAGCTTAAAAAAAGGGTGGATGATTATAGATAA